In the Plectropomus leopardus isolate mb chromosome 5, YSFRI_Pleo_2.0, whole genome shotgun sequence genome, one interval contains:
- the snrpa gene encoding U1 small nuclear ribonucleoprotein A — MATPDVRLNHTIYINNLNEKIKKDELKKSLYAIFSQFGQILDILVARNVKMKGQAFVIFKEVNSASNALRSMQGFPFYDKPMRIQYAKTDSDIIAKMKGTYVERDRKKEKKKIKGADTAGAKKGVPGAAAPMVAGVPAAMPGMPPMSQAPRMMHMPGQPPYMPPPGMMPPPGMAPGQIPPGAMPPGQMMPGQMAGQMPQQVAENPPNHILFLTNLPEETNELMLSMLFNQFPGFKEVRLVPGRHDIAFVEFDNEVQAGAARDALQGFKITQTNAMKISFAKK; from the exons ATGGCCACTCCGGATGTGCGGCTCAATCATACAATCTACATCAACAACTTGaatgagaaaattaagaaagaTG AGTTGAAAAAGTCGCTGTACGCCATCTTCTCACAGTTCGGACAGATTTTGGACATCTTGGTTGCCCGAAATGTGAAGATGAAGGGTCAGGCCTTTGTTATTTTCAAAGAGGTTAACAGCGCTTCCAATGCACTGAGATCGATGCAGGGATTTCCTTTCTACGACAAACCCATG CGTATCCAGTATGCCAAGACAGACTCAGACATTATAGCTAAAATGAAGGGCACTTATGTGGAGCGCGACCgtaaaaaagagaagaagaagatcaAAGGAGCCGACACAGCTGGAGCTAAGAAGGGTGTGCCGGGTGCTGCTGCGCCCATGGTCGCCGGAGTACCAGCCGCCATGCCT GGAATGCCTCCCATGAGCCAGGCTCCCCGTATGATGCACATGCCAGGCCAGCCGCCGTATATGCCCCCTCCTGGTATGATGCCTCCTCCCGGGATGGCGCCCGGTCAGATACCTCCTGGTGCCATGCCTCCTGGTCAGATGATGCCCGGACAGATGGCTGGACAAATGCCGCAGCAG GTTGCAGAAAATCCTCCCAATCACATCCTCTTCCTCACCAACCTGCCAGAGGAGACAAACGAGCTCATGCTCTCGATGCTCTTCAACCA GTTCCCTGGGTTCAAGGAGGTGCGTTTGGTGCCTGGTCGCCACGACATCGCCTTTGTGGAGTTTGACAATGAAGTGCAGGCTGGCGCTGCACGAGACGCACTACAAGGCTTTAAGATCACACAAACGAACGCCATGAAGATCTCATTCGCCAAGAAATAA